The following is a genomic window from Terriglobia bacterium.
GAGACACAGAGCCACAAACGCGCCTGTGATCGATGCGGTGCGCGTCCCGCCATCCGCCTGTATGACGTCACAGTCGATCCAGATCTGCCGCTCACCCAGTTTTCCCAGTTCAATGGATGCCCGCAGCGCACGGCCGATCAGTCTTTGAATCTCCTGCGTGCGTCCGGATTTCTTTCCGAGCGTCGACTCACGCGTCGTACGCGTGTTGGTCGCGCGCGGAATCATCGAATATTCCGAAGTGATCCAGCCTTTCCCCTGGCCCTTGAGAAAGGCGGGAACGGATTCCTCGACGCTCGCCGTGCAGATCACGCGCGTCCGGCCGACCTCGATCAACACGGATCCTTCGGCCTGACTGATGAA
Proteins encoded in this region:
- the rph gene encoding ribonuclease PH yields the protein MRSEGRAHNQLRSVRMTPGFISQAEGSVLIEVGRTRVICTASVEESVPAFLKGQGKGWITSEYSMIPRATNTRTTRESTLGKKSGRTQEIQRLIGRALRASIELGKLGERQIWIDCDVIQADGGTRTASITGAFVALCLAIRKLQDSNALSQNPIRSHVAAVSVGIIKGVPMLDLDYPEDSTADVDFNLVMTDRNEFVEIQGTAERDPFGTTALNQLLDLGRSGIHELIEIQRKTLAM